From the Manihot esculenta cultivar AM560-2 chromosome 3, M.esculenta_v8, whole genome shotgun sequence genome, one window contains:
- the LOC110607272 gene encoding probable cytokinin riboside 5'-monophosphate phosphoribohydrolase LOGL1 isoform X2 has protein sequence MGKFKRVCVFCGSNLGNKKIFSDAALDLGIQLVERKMDLVCGGGSFGLMGLVSQTVHDGGCHVLGVIPTALIPLEISGDAVGEVLIVSDMHERKAEMAKRADAFIALPGGYGTLEELLEMITWSQLGIHDKPVGLLNVDGYYDSLLGLFDKGVEEGFIKPCARNIVISAKNAQELLQKMEDFIPLHDQVAPRHSWIIEESNANF, from the exons ATGGGCAAGTTCAAAAGGGTTTGTGTGTTCTGTGGAAGTAATTTAGGGAATAAAAAGATCTTCAGTGATGCAGCTCTTGATCTTGGAATCCAACTG GTGGAGAGGAAAATGGATTTAGTTTGTGGAGGAGGGAGCTTTGGGTTGATGGGTCTGGTCTCTCAGACTGTTCATGATGGTGGATGCCATGTTCTAGG GGTTATCCCAACAGCTCTCATTCCACTAGAG ATTTCAGGTGATGCAGTGGGAGAAGTGTTGATTGTATCTGATATGCATGAAAGAAAGGCTGAGATGGCTAAGAGAGCTGATGCTTTTATTGCTCTTCCTG GAGGGTATGGAACTTTGGAAGAGTTGCTTGAGATGATTACATGGTCTCAGCTTGGAATCCATGATAAACCA GTGGGTCTCTTAAATGTAGATGGATATTATGATAGCTTGCTTGGATTGTTTGACAAAGGTGTAGAAGAAGGATTCATCAAACCATGTGCAAGAAACATTGTCATTTCTGCAAAGAATGCTCAGGAATTACTCCAAAAGATGGAG GATTTTATCCCTCTGCATGATCAAGTGGCACCAAGGCATAGCTGGATAATAGAAGAAAGCAATGCAAATTTTTAG
- the LOC110607271 gene encoding uncharacterized protein LOC110607271, whose protein sequence is MKETNPATDPIGQTLIKLISNLCFSVFVFSVLIFTVIAITYQPPDPWLESAPALTKFFTQSENATFKIDNSILKTGEDLQTVSAPGVPPALGIEPITEQVIVKSEEKVANMTIQSSGCEDFQVVNCSDSRILITVEKFNLKRFKSIVFLEYQTPVNGSKPDECDVAWRFRNKKEKSWRKYRDFRRFEFGIGENCIYKIVHASGWHSGINARRQRSRDNPTKGGGNNPKIASTFRDEEINDTIPSLGSEMNFRKGKYLYYSRGGDYCKGMNHYMWSFLCGLGEAMYLNRTFVMDLSICLAGSYNPSGKDEEGKDFRYYFDFEHLKEMASIVEESEFLRDWKKWDRAHKKKVPVRKVVTHKMTPMQLSKDKSTIIWRQFDAPEPENYWYRVCEGQAAKYIQRPWHALWKSKRLMNIVTEISGQMDWDFDAVHVVRGEKAQNKELWPHLDADTSPDALVVKLQGMIQPWRNLYIATNEPFYNYFDKLRSHYKVHLLDDYNALWGNTSDWYNETLLLNNGRPVEFDGYMRVAVDTEVLYRAKTRVETFYNLTSDCKDGINTC, encoded by the coding sequence ATGAAAGAGACTAATCCAGCAACTGATCCTATAGGCCAAACCTTGATAAAGCTAATAAGCAATCTATGTTTCTCAGTGTTTGTATTCTCAGTTTTGATATTCACAGTTATTGCTATCACTTACCAGCCTCCAGATCCATGGCTGGAATCAGCTCCTGCTCTTACTAAATTCTTTACTCAGAGTGAAAATGCCACTTTCAAAATTGACAATTCTATCCTGAAAACGGGTGAGGATTTACAAACTGTATCAGCTCCTGGAGTGCCACCTGCTTTAGGGATCGAACCGATCACTGAGCAAGTGATTGTGAAATCTGAGGAGAAGGTCGCTAACATGACAATCCAATCATCTGGTTGTGAGGATTTTCAGGTTGTGAATTGCTCAGACTCGAGGATTCTGATAACAGTTGAGAAGTTTAATTTGAAGCGGTTCAAGTCTATTGTGTTTTTGGAATATCAAACTCCTGTTAATGGGTCAAAGCCAGATGAGTGTGATGTGGCCTGGAGGTTTAGAAACAAAAAGGAGAAGTCGTGGAGAAAGTATAGGGACTTTAGGAGGTTTGAATTTGGAATTGGGGAAAACTGTATCTATAAAATTGTGCACGCAAGTGGTTGGCATTCAGGCATTAATGCCCGGAGGCAAAGGAGTAGAGATAACCCTACCAAGGGTGGTGGAAATAATCCGAAAATTGCTTCAACATTTCGAGATGAGGAGATAAATGACACAATCCCAAGCTTGGGATCAGAGATGAATTTTAGAAAAGGGAAGTACCTGTATTATTCAAGAGGAGGGGATTATTGTAAGGGAATGAATCATTATATGTGGAGTTTCTTGTGTGGGTTAGGGGAGGCAATGTATTTGAACAGGACTTTTGTGATGGATTTGAGCATATGCTTGGCTGGTAGTTATAATCCAAGTGGCAAGGATGAGGAGGGGAAGGATTTTCggtattattttgattttgagCATCTTAAGGAGATGGCATCAATCGTAGAAGAGAGTGAATTTCTGAGAGATTGGAAGAAATGGGATCGAGCCCATAAGAAGAAAGTGCCAGTTAGGAAGGTTGTTACTCATAAGATGACACCGATGCAACTGAGTAAAGATAAGAGCACGATTATATGGAGACAGTTTGATGCTCCAGAGCCAGAAAATTATTGGTACAGAGTTTGTGAAGGGCAAGCTGCAAAGTACATTCAGAGACCGTGGCATGCGCTTTGGAAATCAAAGAGATTGATGAATATAGTTACAGAGATCAGTGGGCAGATGGACTGGGATTTTGATGCAGTTCATGTGGTTCGAGGAGAGAAAGCACAAAATAAGGAGCTCTGGCCTCATTTGGATGCTGATACTTCACCTGATGCACTTGTTGTGAAGCTTCAAGGGATGATTCAGCCTTGGAGGAATCTATATATTGCAACCAACGAGCCATTCTACAACTACTTTGATAAATTGAGATCTCACTATAAGGTTCATTTGCTTGATGATTACAACGCATTGTGGGGAAACACGAGTGATTGGTATAATGAGACATTGCTTTTAAATAATGGACGGCCAGTTGAGTTTGATGGATACATGAGAGTTGCAGTGGACACTGAGGTTCTTTACAGGGCAAAGACCCGTGTGGAAACATTTTATAATTTGACCAGTGACTGCAAGGATGGGATCAATACATGCTGA
- the LOC110607272 gene encoding probable cytokinin riboside 5'-monophosphate phosphoribohydrolase LOGL1 isoform X3 produces the protein MPCSRGYPNSSHSTRGDAVGEVLIVSDMHERKAEMAKRADAFIALPGGYGTLEELLEMITWSQLGIHDKPVGLLNVDGYYDSLLGLFDKGVEEGFIKPCARNIVISAKNAQELLQKMEVLIIIISYAHDSAPAKIIICQFSYQDFIPLHDQVAPRHSWIIEESNANF, from the exons ATGCCATGTTCTAGG GGTTATCCCAACAGCTCTCATTCCACTAGAG GTGATGCAGTGGGAGAAGTGTTGATTGTATCTGATATGCATGAAAGAAAGGCTGAGATGGCTAAGAGAGCTGATGCTTTTATTGCTCTTCCTG GAGGGTATGGAACTTTGGAAGAGTTGCTTGAGATGATTACATGGTCTCAGCTTGGAATCCATGATAAACCA GTGGGTCTCTTAAATGTAGATGGATATTATGATAGCTTGCTTGGATTGTTTGACAAAGGTGTAGAAGAAGGATTCATCAAACCATGTGCAAGAAACATTGTCATTTCTGCAAAGAATGCTCAGGAATTACTCCAAAAGATGGAGGTACTAATTATTATCATCTCATATGCTCATGATTCAGCTCCAGCTAAGATAATCATATGCCAATTTTCTTATCAGGATTTTATCCCTCTGCATGATCAAGTGGCACCAAGGCATAGCTGGATAATAGAAGAAAGCAATGCAAATTTTTAG
- the LOC110607272 gene encoding cytokinin riboside 5'-monophosphate phosphoribohydrolase LOG1 isoform X1, with protein sequence MGKFKRVCVFCGSNLGNKKIFSDAALDLGIQLVERKMDLVCGGGSFGLMGLVSQTVHDGGCHVLGVIPTALIPLEISGDAVGEVLIVSDMHERKAEMAKRADAFIALPGGYGTLEELLEMITWSQLGIHDKPVGLLNVDGYYDSLLGLFDKGVEEGFIKPCARNIVISAKNAQELLQKMEVLIIIISYAHDSAPAKIIICQFSYQDFIPLHDQVAPRHSWIIEESNANF encoded by the exons ATGGGCAAGTTCAAAAGGGTTTGTGTGTTCTGTGGAAGTAATTTAGGGAATAAAAAGATCTTCAGTGATGCAGCTCTTGATCTTGGAATCCAACTG GTGGAGAGGAAAATGGATTTAGTTTGTGGAGGAGGGAGCTTTGGGTTGATGGGTCTGGTCTCTCAGACTGTTCATGATGGTGGATGCCATGTTCTAGG GGTTATCCCAACAGCTCTCATTCCACTAGAG ATTTCAGGTGATGCAGTGGGAGAAGTGTTGATTGTATCTGATATGCATGAAAGAAAGGCTGAGATGGCTAAGAGAGCTGATGCTTTTATTGCTCTTCCTG GAGGGTATGGAACTTTGGAAGAGTTGCTTGAGATGATTACATGGTCTCAGCTTGGAATCCATGATAAACCA GTGGGTCTCTTAAATGTAGATGGATATTATGATAGCTTGCTTGGATTGTTTGACAAAGGTGTAGAAGAAGGATTCATCAAACCATGTGCAAGAAACATTGTCATTTCTGCAAAGAATGCTCAGGAATTACTCCAAAAGATGGAGGTACTAATTATTATCATCTCATATGCTCATGATTCAGCTCCAGCTAAGATAATCATATGCCAATTTTCTTATCAGGATTTTATCCCTCTGCATGATCAAGTGGCACCAAGGCATAGCTGGATAATAGAAGAAAGCAATGCAAATTTTTAG